TCGCGCCCGGGCTTGCCCGCCGCCTCATCGACTTCGTGGCCCTGCCATTCCCACGCCTCAATGGCCTCCCCGATGGCACCGAGGCCACCAGTGACGTCCCAGCCGGAAAGCTGGACCTGTTCTACAAGGCCTTCGacggcctcgcctcgcccttCTCGGCTTTCCTCGACGTCGCCTGCGCCGCCGATGCCGACCATGACCACAACAAGGTGGACTTGCTCATGGTCGACAGCTTCCATTActgggccgccgccgctgccgcagaGCACGATGTGCCCTGCGTCCTGTCCCTCATCTTCTCAGCGACGACGTTAGCACAATTCGGTGTGCCGCGTGTCTCTGCCGCCTGTGGCCGCAGATGCCATGCCACCATCAATACCCCAACGATTCGCACTAACCTTTGAGAAATGCAAGCTCGTTGCTTGCCGCAGCTGCGTCGAGCTGGAGCCCGAATCCATGGCTCTCCTCTCAAGCATCTTTGGCAAGCCGGTGATCCCTTTCGGCCTACTGCCGCCATCTCTCCCAATCCCAGTAGAAGGCCACAGAGGAGTAAACGGCGACAATGGCAAGACGGCGCTACCGCTATGTTGGCTTGACAGCCAGAAGCCAAAGTCTGTCGTTTTCGTCGCTCTCGGAAGCGAGCCTCCTATCACCGTGGAGCAGCTGCACGAGCTTGCGCTTGGCCTGGAGCTCGCCGGGGCACCATTTCTGTGGGCTCTCAAGGGACCTGCTGGCATCTCCGAGGCCGACGACATTCTGCCTCCGGGGTTCGTGGAGCGAACACGTGGCCGCGGGCTCGTCGCCATAGGCTGGGTTCCCCAGCTCGACGTGCTGGCTCACGGCGCCGTCGGCGCGTTCCTCACGCACTGTGGGTGGAGCTCCGTTGTGGAGAGCCTTGTGTTTGGGCAGCCGATGATAATGCTGCCGTTTCTGGACGAGCAAGGGATAAACGCGCGGCTGATGGAGACAAAGCAGGTCGGAGTTCAGGTGCCGAGGTTTGGAGAAGACAGGTCGTTCAGTCGTGAAGGCGTCGCGAGGTCCATCGGAGCTGTCATGTCTGAGGAAGAAGGTGGGAGGGTCCTTGCGGCCAATGCGAAGAAGATGCAAAAGATTGTTGTTGGAGATGAGAAGTGCCAAGAGAGGTATATGGACGATTTTATTCGATTTATCAGAACGCACAAGGACTAATAAATGAGTGGAAGTTCTAAATTTATGCAAGGATATATGCTATACTGCCAGAATCAATAAGTGTTCACGAATATTGCAAGTTATTAGAATGTGATTTATCTGTTGTACTCCATCCATGTGTATGAGTGTAACTGTGTAAGTCAAATAAggaagggtcttgctggggcaCACCTTTTAGTTCAATGCAAGGAGGTATTATAAGATATGAATAAAATCTTGGTCACCGATTTAACGTGAAAATTTTAATCAAAGAATTAAGAAAACTCTGttaaccctctgctgctctcggTGATAGCGCAAGTAGGCTTCCTAAAATTATGGAGTTTCTTTGTTTTTTTGGAGAAACTAAACTTATGGAGTTTCTAAACAAACCACATACATGCATGTCATCATTGTGACCTTTGGAAAAAAAAGTATGGAACCACGTGGATCGGACCTCAAACCCCGCCAACCGTAGATTGAAGCCCACGCCGGGGAAGGAAGCATGTGGTGGGTAAATTGCGCATTTAGCTTGGGCTGGGCTTGATAGGTACCCGCGCCAATCCACGCCACCTGACGCCGGGAACGCTCCTGCTGCGCCTCTGCGTACAGGGCGGAACGGAGCTCGCCGCCACCGCTCCTGCTGTGGCACCGCCGTCGCCGCTCTCGTTGTCCTATCGGCCGCCGTGGCGGCGGCTCAGGTTCGCACGTATCCACGTCACCCGCTCCTGTGCTAGATCAACAGCAACCCATCTTCTACAGTCTCGTGCTACATCGGTAGCAACCCAAGATCAGTGGCACCAGCTGAACTATGGCAAGTCGGCACCATCTTCTCCGGGTCCGTCCATTGTTAAGACTAATTCAATCCAGGTCTCTCTGCCTTCCTTCTGCTTCGCATCTCCTGATCCCATCCAATCATCCATCCTTGCTACTGCTAAGGCCCTCTTTAGATCCCAcctaaaatccaaaaattttcaagattctccgtcacatcaaatcttgcggcacatgcatggagcattaaatataggtaaaaagaataactaattgcacagtttgcctgtaattggcgagacgaatcttttaagcctaaatagtccataattggacaatttttgccgaatacaaacaaaagtgctacagtagccaaaagccaaaaatttccgcatctaaacggggcctaactgCTAAGGACACCGCTGCTGCTTTGCTTCTTGTTATTGCTGGGTTCAGATTGGGGTGTGAGGGTGGGGGGCATTGGGGTTTTCCTAGGCGTGTCACGTGTGGGTGGAGAATATGAGTGAGGGTGGTTTAATAATGTGCCTAGAATGGAAAGGTAGCGTTGCACGGAGGGTCGCCTCGGAAACCACAACTGGCATGTCCTCGCTGAGTCTTGCCTGGGGAGCCCCACCGGCAACGATTTGGGCTCCACCGTTGAGATCGCCGCATCGAACGGACCACATCAGGTGGTACAGTGCACTACAGCGCCGTATTATACACCGTGGAGTGAGATAAGTCAGCTTGGGCATTCGATTTTAACGGAGAGTTTGGTTCGGGTTTTTTTTCCTACAAACGCCAATGCTCTTGGCGAGAGGTAGAAAAGCACAATAGACACATTTTTTTTACGAACACTGTAGCTACAAACTCGCCTGTATCTTGGCTACATTGTTCACTTGAACCTGGCAATTGAATACAGTGGGGCATATGGGCTACTTATAGACAAGGATATGCCACGGAGCACACCTCCATGGCGGCCTTCGCACCATGATCCGTAGGATGTACCCGCGCAGCAACACCGTAAGCCACTTGCTCATCCGGACGGTGCGGCTTCCACCATGCAAATTGGCGCCATGCACACCACTACTCCAACTCTAAACTCAGTCTCGACCATACACCACTACTCCACTTTCAATCAACCATTGCATGCCATCATGTAACACACTAGACTAAATAGTGCTCATGGATTATTTCTAACACGGGGTAGTAGGCACTAGTAGGTGGGTGCTGTTACCGGCATGTACGCCAAGACGTGTAGGGGAAGATTCTTAGACTAGCCACAACGTATGTTTTCTGCGATGCTGAAAGAGGAGAGAGAACGTCCAGGCACCAGGTAGACACGCTGTGAAGGGCGATGCTGAAACCAAAAACATCCTACCCGAGTCATCTTCCTTCCCCGGTGCTTAGAGAATAAAGAAGTGTTTTTGCGCCTGTTGGTTCAGACCAGCACCCTGCCTCCTTCGTTTCACCTCGCCATCAACGTCGGAGTTGGGGTCCACATACTCTGGCAGGCACCGATGCCGATGCTCTGAGCatataatcagcctgttcgcttgttggtttcagccagcccaaaccagccagccaacagtgttttcctctcacaataaaccagcgccagccagcctaaaccagtccagaaaccaaccagcgaacaggccgaatatgTCTTGGCATTGGTAGATGTGGCACAACGAAAGTTTTTTCGGCATCGCTACGTTGTGGGTAGTCTTAGGTCATGGTCTGGGTAGCAGTAGACCATGGCAGCGTGAATAGGAGAAGTCATGAGCAGTGAATGGTGACAAAATAGGAGAAGACTCGATCTGAAACCTAAGCAAAATCTGAGGTCCAAACTTAGTGGACACACCATAGGCTTGGCACCTAGTGCAGCTTGGAGTTTGTTCTCTGCATGGATCATTAAGTCTAATTTGAGGTCAACGTTTGGTATTGCAGATGGCAGTATAATGTGGTTGCCCTTTCTTTTGTGAGATCTTGTGTAGAATTTGTTGGTACTCTATTGGATACACATTTGATAGTTCCTTTCACTAAGACAGTTGTTCTTGCAAGAGAAGTTGTGTTTGGTGCACACATTGGTGTTCACATGTGCAAGTTGCTCATTTAGTGAGTGTTGGTGGTGGAGTTATATGTTTTAGGTGGAGCACATTTGGAAAGTATGGATTTGCATTCACTGTTCTTGGCATATCCTTTGGTGATCAAGGAATTTGTTTAGATTTGGTTTAGAATGTCAATTGCACATCTTCCGACATTTCCTAGGGCTAGAATTTGTTGAAGACTCAGTTTTGTTCATCTAATTTGTTAATATGTGCTTGGGACTTCCTGCCTGTCTTGCCTACTCAATTTGGCGGCTTCATGTGAAACATTTATTGGAGGTTTTATTTATGCATTTGACTTTAGAGTTGGAGATTGTGCATTTGGCATCAAGGTGATGGGTGTGTTGGCCATATATTTCATTCGTAAGAGTTCATTGATGCACTTGTTTGTGGCTCAACCGTTTTCCATGTCAAACCAAGCTACCTACATGTTGGAGGCGACGAATTTGCACTTGTTGATTGTTCATTTGAAGatgaatgatttgaatattgGACTTTCGACATCTAGAATATTTGTTTACTCTATGGTTCAGTCATCGTTGAGTTGAATAATTGTGATGTTGCAGTTGACACTATTTGAGGTGTCACACGCGCCGCTCGATCCACACGACTGGATCCACACGCTACTGCGACACACGCGGGGAAGCCCGGCGTGCCGGCAGCCCACGGGGACGGTGAAGTCCGGGTGCCCACTGGCGCTCACCTCACTGCCGCGGGAGGAGGTCGCCGGCGAGGAGGGCCCGACGACAATGACGACGGCAAGGCGAGGAGGGAGGTGGGCGGAGCTCGCCGGGGAAGGAAGTGGGTGGAGCTTGGCGGGGAGGGAGGCGGGAGGCGCTCGCCGGATCTGCGcgctgggagggagggaggccgtGCAGGGGAGGGAGCTCGCCGACGAGGCGgacccgacgacgacgacgacggcgaggcggggAGGGAGGCGGGCGGTGCTCACTGGATCTACGCGCAGGGAGCGAGGGAGGTCGTGCAGGGGAGGGAGCTCGCCGGCGATGCGGGCCCGACAACGACGGCGAGGCGGGGAGGGAGGCGGGCTGTTGGAGAAGGAAGGTTTTGGGTAGGCGACCTATTTACTGTGTAGAACTCAAATCCGGGTATAGGTCGCTGATTTAGGTATCggctgttggagatagtctaaaaGAGGTTACCGAGGTACCAACCCCAGATCCATGTGCATAGTCAATTAATCAGGTTTACATTATAACCAACCCAACTATCCATGACAGCAAGGCAAAGCATGACTCCTACCCATCCAAACCAGGTATCAAAGATGATATAACAAGTTCTAGTCAACCTTAACATGGGATTCGAATTTAGATTCTGCATGCAaactaatggtctaactactCTAACTCAAAGTAAAACAAAAATGTAGGAGCAAGTATGGACACTTTCCTCATAACACTGTTTAGacatacttcatgcatgtgtccaaacatacgATGTGATGGAGACAAAACTTtaggggaggaactaaacaaggccttatatgTCAGGTTTGGGTCGGTGGAAAATTAAGGTTTTTGGATAAAAATGAATTTAGCAAATTAAAATAATTCCAAAAAATCCAGAATTAGTATTTAAGCCTTTAAAAAGAGCTCGAAGCTCAAAAAATCACCAGAAAAATTCtggagataggttgaaagataagGAACTCAACTAAACAAGtttgagctcatgaaaagatggtTGAGATGATCAGAGAAAAATATTAAGGTCAAGGAAaaaggaattaaattccagaaaaggTTGGAAAATTCCCTAAGAGAATGAAACGTCGCTCTAACGTATTTTGAAACCATTTGCACTCATAAACACAAAAtgcaaccagcatgaatgcaacacctTTTCAATGTAAATTATAAAAAGTTATTTAAAAATTCACATTTTGCACTTTTTAAATTACTAAAAGCCTAATTAAGTCTTGGAAATTTTAGAAAAATGATTAAAACATTATCTTTATTTAGTGTaaactattcacaacccaaaatagaaattttggggtgtgacatagGTGTCTAGGGGCTCATTTGTAATATTCTTTAAATTTGAGTTACCTTTTGCAAGTGGGCAAACCAGCCCAAATGGGGAGCCCAAGCTCCCCTTCTCATGGTGTGGCTTGTTTTCCCCTGTTTTCGGGTTGAGAGAGGGAGGAAATTTGAGAGGGTGTGGCTTTGGTATACTGAATCCATCCACTAGAGAGTGAAATTTGTGGGGATTTGGAGCCTCCACCAACCGTGTTGGCTCCCACCTCTTGTATCTTCATCTTCTAGTGGATTGCTAGCTTGTCTCCGCCCGCCCCTGCAAGGGGCGGGATTCAATGTAAATTTTGTGTAGTTGTGATTCAGTATTCCTCTTGCCATATGAGTTGATTGATTTTCCATCATGCATGGTATTGGCGCCACTTGTTGAAGATTGAATGAGTTTGCTCATGTTAGATGGCATATTGTTGTGTTGACATGTGAGGCATATGTGTTATTTGATATGTTGATGATTTAGTGATGGAAATTGAAAGATTGTCTGGCTAGTTGTTGCAAGTGCTTTTGTGCATAAGTCACATGCTAAACTTCAGCTCAAAATGTCAAGAAACGACTCTGAATATGTGTCTTCCGAGTTCATGGTTTGTGCAAATTCTAACTTTCAAAGTTTGGTCGGGAAGTTCCGAACCAAACTTCTGAGCATTCAGAACTTTCAAAGAAATCTCCAAAAGTTCCTAATTTTGTTGATCCGTTTACATTTGGGTGTTAAACTTTTAGCTCCCGTTTGTTCCATTGATACCGTCCGCTGCGCCCACAATGGATTATCCTCTTTTGTGAAGTCATGTATGCTTAGCATCTTCATTCTTTTGGCTTGTTATTAACATATTATTTGTGGTTgtgtaaaccaaaaataagaccACAAAAATTTACAAGCAACCAATCACAGGGTTGGACATGACTCATGAATACATCATATCAAAATTTACTAAACTCTGATAGATATGCACATTAGGAAGGTTAAAATATCCTTGTGGTCATGATTTTCTTCCCAATCTCGAGGTTTTTCTGTCCTTTTCTATGTGTACTACAACAAAAATGAACGAGTGATTTACAGCATATGGCTGAAGATCCAGCAACCTCTCAAAAGGACTGACATATTCATCTGTCAAAATCAATGTATCACCCAGTAGGATCAACATGTTTATCTGTCCCTGACCATGGTGAAGTTGGTCACAACAAAACCAAGTTTCATCTGGATTGCTTACTTCTTGGTTCCTGTTTTACCATTTGGAGTTTTCTTTCCTTCAGCACCGCTCTTCTTGATTAGCGTTGGTGAGGGTGCACTCAGCTTTTTCTGTAACGGCGATGACCTTTTTGCAGGATTCACTCTAAAGTAATTAAAAAGAAAACCGCATAGTTCAGAATAGTTGATCTTAGcatttgctagttaccttctagcataatttaaagatataaattagAGTAGATGATTACCTAAGGTCTGAACTTTTTGCACCTTTGAGTTGGGTCTTTCTTGCAGCTGAGCCCCCTCCATTTGTTAAACCTGAAGCTTTTGGGGCACTTGATGGTCTCACACAATCTAGCTCTGACGAGCAATTAGTTGCAACCTCGAAATCATCGGAATCCTCTGTTGCAACAGACCCAGACCAGCTCCATTGCTGTTCAGGGCTGCTTCTTTGGTAGAAGGCTAGATCTTGTGTGCCATCAGGTCCCAACTCTGGCAGGGAATTGCTGCTCCCGAACTGTGAGTGCTCAGCCAAATCTCCCAATGCTGAGTCGTTCTGAGCACCATTACAAGTATCAAGCCATGAGTATGGATCAATTCAAATTGTGACCAAGGAAAAGACCATATCATAAATTTTGACTAAAAAAAAGGAATACCTCTATACTTCCATCTTCTATTGGGTGCCTCGATGCAGGTGATGCATTACCCGTTCTCATTCTATATATGTCTGGGCTTGATTGAGTGCTTCGTATGCTCTCATGATCTCCATCTTTCCTAGCTAATGCTGCCCTGAGGCAAGCAATCTGTAGTAAGAAAGTAATGAGGCACAATTTCATAGAATATATTGGTCACAAGCCCTGTGAACTCAAGAAAGCCATGAAGCAGAGTTCATATAGACGAACCTGTTCTTTGAGCTCTCTGACTTCTCCTCCTTCCTTGTTTGACTTGGCTGCTCCAAGCTCAATAGTGGCAACACGCTCGGCAAACTTCAAAGTACTTATGGACTCACTAACAGCATCTGGTTCTGGAGCTATGTGAATAAACATCAATGTTTTCGCTTGTCCTCCTGAAAAATGGAAACAAAATACTTACAACACATTTTTTTGGTGCCGACAAGTTGCAAACCAAGGATATGGAGCTTTGGATAGTTACCAAGAGAGTCTTGTAATAGTTGAGTAAGTTTGCTATTTCTGTAAGGAACATGTGTGCTTTTCTGGGCTAGGGCTGCAATCACATCGCCTAGTGCAGCCAGTGACTTGTTTATGTGCGCTGCCTCCTTTAATCTATCTCCTACCACTTCAGATTTATCAACTCTTTCACTGCCAGCTAGATCCACAAGATGCATGCAACCTCTTAGGACTGTTCCAGATGTTAAATCTCGTCCTTGAACATGAACAGTCAGACAGCTGTAATCGGTTTACTCAAACATCAGCTAAAAACACCAAGTTCAACATCATGCCTGGAACTGGAGGCACTAATGCAAAAACAACAAACAAACCTATGGGAGCGACTACTTCGGTCATTCATGGCAGTTGAGCAAACTGCACGATTCTTTTGGCCAAGATTCATCAACTCAATTACATCAGAGGTCGATGTGACTGGAACCACATTTGCATCTGGAACTGCAATTCCTTTCTGAGAATTATTTCGAATTTCCAATGTTTCTTGTCGTTAAGGAGGTCCAATATCATAAATAAAATAGATGTTCAATATATGCAAAAAAAAAGTTAAGATATCTAAGAGCAGGATTAATATCAAGCTCAGTACGAAATTGCTTTCAGAAAAAAAGGCTCAGTACGAAAGGATATTTTTTGTTTCCACCATTCTGAAGGAGATCTCTCACTTGCTCGTTGTAGACCTCCATCATCTGTACAGCAATTTCGTAACAAATTGTATCTTTCCTCTGCTCCTGGATACTGAATAGATCATTTAGTGCTCTGTAGTTGACACCGAGCCCTTCTTCTGTCAAAATTTTGGGACCACTCTGCAGCAGCCAGAAAACAATGTTTTCATATTGCAAAAAGTATCAATACTCGTGTAAAAAGTAACATAGTTGAAAGGTCAAGCACCATTGTAAAGGTCTTTCCCGATCCAGTTTGACCATATGCAAATATACAAACATTGAAGCCATCAAGAACAGAACGGACCAAAGGTTGCATGTCTGTAAAGACCTCCTCTGCACTAATTGAAAGATTTTGTCACTTAACTAAAAAAAGGTCTAATTTCAAACAAATAATTCAGTGGAGCAACTTGTGAGTTAAACCTTGTGTGGCCAGGGGCCCAAAGACACTGTTGAAAGTAAAAGACTTCTTTGCATCTTTTCCATATTTTGATGGTACCATAAGTGTGATGGTTCTGTCTTCTATTCCAGCAACACTGCTCGAGGAACTTACTTTTCCAGGAAGGAAAGGTCTCACTCGACAGTAAACTCTGATATTTCCTTGTGACAAAGAAGAAAAGAGATTTTTCAGCATGCACGTCGCATTAAATCATGAAACATAAGTATATAGTCCTCATGTTTCTAGTACATAAGACTGAAAAAAATATACCTCTAAGGTCTTGTATTTGGTTGTAAAGCTTGCGGTTTTCCTCAACAACCTTATGGTATCCAGAAGCCGCATGAGAAACAATACGCAAATGATCACCTAATATAACACAATATGATGATGAACACCAAAACTTTGGAAGAAAAATGTTTAATGGTTACAGATGTCCAAAGTTCAGCACGCAATATACCAAGCTTTTTAAGGTCTTCAGAGTACAGCAGTTTTAACTGCTCCATGCAAGACTTAACAGTGGACATGTTACTTTTCAAATCCTACAGTCATTCTCAATAGTCACTGAATGATAGTGGAAAATATAACTAAATTCACTGAAGAACACAAACCATTTGAAATACCTGTATGTGTTTCTGTTCTCGATCAAAATTTCTCACTGGCTTTGGCATATGTTTGTTGACATTATCATTGCTTAGTGGTGCAGGTACTAATGTACTTACATCTTCCGTCAGACTTGACGCATTCTTCTCAACTTCGTCCATCTTAATATTTTCAGTGGCCTAATGACAAATATTAGTGCATGGACCAATTTCAGCCAGAATGAAAAATTAATATTTTTCACATGTTTGGATGAATAGTTCTATAATactccttccattccaaattGAACGCCGGTATTGAGTAACTACATGTATTAGATTTATCTAATTGAAAGAAGCGTCGTCCTCCCAGAGCTCCCCTAGGCCCCCAAAAAGGGTACTCGTCACAGCCacctctccctccccctctctCCTACTCCACCCCTCCTCTTCACCTTCAACTTCGGCGTCGTGGCTGGCCGGTGGGGGCGAAGCTGGGCCTCCCGGGGGCAGATCTGGCGTTCTCCACCGCGCGGGCCCCTTGCGCCGTGGATctaccggcgccggcggcggccgcggccgcggccggatCTTGCCGGGCCTTGCCTGCTTTGGGCGCGCGCCTGCCCGCGCGCTCCAGGGCAGCAGCTGGCCGGAACTCCGAGCGGGGCGGCGGTGACCTGCTAGGGCCGCCTGCGTCTGGTGACCAGCCTGGTCGCGTGGCAGCTGGCCACGGCCGGGCCGGCAGGTACCTGGTGCCTGCCGCCACCCCCCAGTTAGTGCTCCAGCCCCTCCCTCCCGTGGCCATGGTGGTTGCCTGCGGCGTCTCGTTCTTGGGGTCCGGCCTTCGATCCGGTGCAGTGTCGCAGGATCCAGAGGCCACTTGGCCGGATCTGGTGATGTCCACTAGGTGCGTGTGATGGGCTCCGGTAGCGTTGTGGGCGCGCAGTTTGGCAGCGGGCGAGCCGGCGGCGGGGCCGTGTGCCTGTTCGCGTTTGTATGCAGGGTCCAGCAGTGCTGCGGTGCGTGCGGTTTGGCCATCTCCTCTGTGCTGCTCTCTCTGGCCATCTCCTGCCACTGAGAGCCTACTCTGCCTCTTGACAGGGAGGGTAGAGCACCGGGTGGATAGATCGAAGGCGTTGGCCATGCCTGTGCCCGCGACAGCGGTGACAGCATGGTGGAGGCGTCGTGGCGTTGCTGCTGCATGGGAGTTCTTTGTTCCCCTCTCTTTGTTTTGTGGTTGTCCTCCTCTCTGTCCGTGTGTGTTGTCGGTGGTGGTGTGTtgtaaggcctcgtttagattgaaaaaaaaagtgaactcgatgaatagtataacttttgtcttatttggcaaatattgtccaatcgtggactaactaggctcaaaagattcatctcgtgatttccaactaaactatgtaattagttatttttttacctacatttaatactccatgcaagcggctaaaaattgatgtgatggagagagagtgaaaaaacttgaatttggatggcatctaaacaaggcctaagtgtgCATTGTATCTTCTTGAGCGGCAATCTATATTACCTCTCCAATGCAATATATTCAGGTGgagaatcccccccccccccccccctcgggtGACTCAAAAAAAAATGATAGTTTTGTCTTAATCAAACTTATTTAGCTTTGGccaaatatatagaaaaatacaCCGACATCTACAGTATCAAATTAGTTCCATTAATTGATCATCATAAAATGTCTTGATAGTGTATTTATGTGGTATTCTAGATATTAATGcattttctgtaaatttggtcaaagttagagatgTTTGTCTAAGGAGAAAATAAAATATATTACATttttggacagagggagtagcaaATACTTAATTGTAGTATTGTACCAAATTAAGAACATTCAGTTATTGCTGTATTCACAAAATGTGGATACCTTTTCCAGATCACTGGGGGAAGTAGACTCCACTTGTGTAGAGTCCACTCTGGATAATGACTTACTGACATTGGTGTCAAAGGGAGAGTCAATTCTCAAAACTGAGTTACGGTCATTTGTATCCGTAGTGTCTTTCACCTGTTCCATAGTGTCTTTCACCTGTTCCATAGTCTCTATTATTCCAACTGTGCATATGGTTGGTTAAGTCAAAACTCAAAACGCAGCAAGAATTGTGAGGTTGGTAAAAGAAGTGAATATACCAATTCACTCTGGCTTGCAATACGGCGCTCAAATTCATTAATTACTTTGCTCAAGAGTGATTCTACAACCTGAAAATTTACAGATTCAGTATGAATATTTATTCTCTCAACCACATTGCATAAACAGCTAGCTACACAGTAGGCTCACTGAAGGAATTTCTTCTGGTTTCTTATCTGAGAGAACTGTTTGAACAAGCATCCGGATGGAATCTGGAGTAGTCTACAGCGAAGAAGATGAGTATCACCACAAATTAAAAAGAGAGTTAAGTAATGTGAAAGAAGAACTAGGTGATGGATTCTTACTGTTTCAGTGGGTTCTAGAGGAAAATCAAGACCTATTTGCTCCAGTGATATGCCATCTCGAAGTAATTCAGCTGAGTGACTCCTCATCATCACCTTCGTAAAAGGTTCATTATTCTTGCGAATGGCATACTTTGCAGACAAAGGCTTTACAATGCCACCATATTTGAATGGAGATTGTTTTCCCACTTGCTTAGCATCACAAAATAACTTCAGAGCAAGAACACAGTCTACAACTCGAACACCTTGTCCACCCTGAGGTTGATGGCAAGTGAAAATATAAAATTGGGATGGCTAATATAAATAAAATTAGTTAATAGTATTTTTACAGAAGCACTCCTTATTAATCAGGGAGTAATCCACTAAATAGTGCCAAAATTGCGGATTTAATAAAAACTTGTCGATCATTCAAAGTAAAAGTAAATAAACCAGGCAATAGTGTAACCTTTTCCAGGTCTGATGCCTCAAATGTTGGAAGACCTAAATCTTGCAGGCCAATGAGGAAATTCCTCACATTCTCAAAGTACTGATATGCACACAGAGCTGTACCATCGGCAGGGACAGTAGAATCCGATGGCACCTCCACAACCTAAAAGCATCATACTTAGCACGCAAAATCACAGTAGAAAATGAAATACTACAGATCTGAAGGAGAGAAATGCAACCTTGGGTACCACACCAGGTTGAATCTTATTGAGTGCATTGCAGAGAATAATGCCATTTCTCAGGCCAACACGGAATTCCTCCTCGGAAGGCTCTTCTGCAAGGTCCTTCGCACACACTACCCCAACTATCCTTCGCAACCAGTTGGCTGCCTCATACCTTCTTATTGCTGCATTTCTCAAACCAAAGGAAGCATCAATTCAAATGACCCTGATTATGCTAAGTTGCTAACAACAAATGGCAATAGGTGTTTTTACATCCAAAGATACAAAAAATAGACCATACCATTGTTTTAAACAAGTGCTATATCACTTAAGTGTAAATATGGGCTAGAAGCCTAATGACAGTATGTAAAGAACTCGATTACTTCCTTCAAAAAAGAACTCGATTACAAGATTGGTGTTGTTTACAACCTAAGTGGAATAGTGGATCAGCAGTCATCACATTCTTAAACAAAAAACA
This sequence is a window from Miscanthus floridulus cultivar M001 chromosome 10, ASM1932011v1, whole genome shotgun sequence. Protein-coding genes within it:
- the LOC136487157 gene encoding kinesin-like protein KIN-14P → MASPEQEAAVAVAVVEDVMRQQGGGCGGSGGGGDTVGSWRNLDIAWRKSEEAAIRRYEAANWLRRIVGVVCAKDLAEEPSEEEFRVGLRNGIILCNALNKIQPGVVPKVVEVPSDSTVPADGTALCAYQYFENVRNFLIGLQDLGLPTFEASDLEKGGQGVRVVDCVLALKLFCDAKQVGKQSPFKYGGIVKPLSAKYAIRKNNEPFTKVMMRSHSAELLRDGISLEQIGLDFPLEPTETTTPDSIRMLVQTVLSDKKPEEIPSVVESLLSKVINEFERRIASQSELVKDTMEQVKDTTDTNDRNSVLRIDSPFDTNVSKSLSRVDSTQVESTSPSDLEKATENIKMDEVEKNASSLTEDVSTLVPAPLSNDNVNKHMPKPVRNFDREQKHIQDLKSNMSTVKSCMEQLKLLYSEDLKKLGDHLRIVSHAASGYHKVVEENRKLYNQIQDLRGNIRVYCRVRPFLPGKVSSSSSVAGIEDRTITLMVPSKYGKDAKKSFTFNSVFGPLATQEEVFTDMQPLVRSVLDGFNVCIFAYGQTGSGKTFTMSGPKILTEEGLGVNYRALNDLFSIQEQRKDTICYEIAVQMMEVYNEQVRDLLQNGGNKKLEIRNNSQKGIAVPDANVVPVTSTSDVIELMNLGQKNRAVCSTAMNDRSSRSHSCLTVHVQGRDLTSGTVLRGCMHLVDLAGSERVDKSEVVGDRLKEAAHINKSLAALGDVIAALAQKSTHVPYRNSKLTQLLQDSLGGQAKTLMFIHIAPEPDAVSESISTLKFAERVATIELGAAKSNKEGGEVRELKEQIACLRAALARKDGDHESIRSTQSSPDIYRMRTGNASPASRHPIEDGSIENDSALGDLAEHSQFGSSNSLPELGPDGTQDLAFYQRSSPEQQWSWSGSVATEDSDDFEVATNCSSELDCVRPSSAPKASGLTNGGGSAARKTQLKGAKSSDLRVNPAKRSSPLQKKLSAPSPTLIKKSGAEGKKTPNGKTGTKK